AGTTTGCTCGTGGGATCGAGATTGGGCACATCTTCAAGCTGGGAACACGCTACTCTGACAGTATGAATGCCAATGTCTTGGACGAAAATGGCCGTGCAGTGCCGATGATTATGGGCTGCTATGGTATCGGTGTCAGCCGTCTCCTCTCTGCTGTTATGGAGCAACACGCTCGTCTCTTTGTCAATAAAACTCCTAAGGGTGAATTCCGCTATGCTTGGGGTATCAACTTCCCTAAAGAACTGGCACCATTTGACGTTCACCTGATTCCGGTCAATGTCAAGGATGAGGAAGCTCTTGCTCTGACTGACCAAATCGAGGCTAACTTGTTAAACGCTGGTTATGAAGTCTTGGTGGATGATCGCAATGAGCGTGCGGGTGTTAAATTTAGCGACAGCGATTTGATTGGTCTCCCAATCCGTGTGACAGTTGGTAAGAAAGCCGCAGAAGGCATCGTCGAAGTCAAGATTAAGGCTACGGGTGATACCATTGAAGTCCATGCTGATAATCTGCTAGAAACTCTGTCTATTTTGACAAAATAAAAACAACTGCCAGTTTTGTCTGGCAGTTTTCTTTTGCTTATTGGACCTGAAAATGCTATAGTAGGGAAAAATGGATTGGAGGAATGAATGATGGGATTATTCAGTGGTTTATTGGGCAATGCTTCTCAGAAAGATATTGAAAAAACAGAAAGAGAATTGGAGAATATTCTGACGCCAGCAGAAAATGTGGAGTTGGCTTTCAGTCTTATTCGTGACTTGATTGTCTTTACAGATAAGCGCTTGATTTTGGTGGACAAGCAGGGAGTGACAGGTAAGAAAACGGCTTATAAGTCTTATCCTTATCGCTCCATTTCTCGTTTTTCAGTGGAAACGGCTGGCCACTTTGACCTAGACGCTGAGCTGAAAATCTGGGTTTCCAGTGCTGAGGAACCAGCCGAAACCTTAACCTTCCGAAGTGATAAAAGTGTCATTGCCATCCAAAAAGCGCTGGCGGAAGCAGTATTGAGATAAAAAGCGGTTTCAACCGCTTTTTTTGCAAACAAAAACTAACCATAGCTTATTAGCTTGGTTAGTTCATAAATAAAGTTTGACGATCTGGAATACTTCCTATCTAGTTGTCTTCACTAGGGAAAGTTTCACCAAAATGCAGCTCAGAGTATGGAGTTTCAAAATGACCTCCGTCATAAGTTACCTTGACTGAAGTTATTCCAAAGTCAACGATTATTGGTTTTGTAGCTGTTATAAAGACATAGCGATTAGCGTTTTGTTTTATATCATAGACTTTTGCTGCTCCGTAAATGGAATCGGAAGCATAGATATCTCCATTTTTAGTCGATTTGCTTATTTCAATGGTCTTCTTAACAGGAGAGTAGGATAGATTATAAGCTTCTTTTTTTCCAATGCCTTGTGTAATAAAAGTTTCGTTGTCATCACTTTTAGCTTGAAAGTGAATAAAATTTTTATCAAAACTTTTCTGAGCGTTGTTCATAACGAGAAATACATTTACTCCCCATGCAGCTAAGCCCAAAATAAGAAGAGAAGCGATACCAATAAAAACAGTTTTTTTAGTTAAGCGCATAAAAGCTCCTTGAAAATCATGCTATTGGAGAAGTGAAAGCCAATAGCTTGCTCTAAAAAATTTTTTCTACGTTTTTTCTTGCTGGTGAACTAAGGACTTGGCTAGCAAGACAGGATAGTTTCTAAAGTAAAAAATAAGTCAGAAAAGATTTCATTCTTCTGTGAATCCTTGAGATAGCAGAAAAGCAAAGAAATCTTCGGGCTTTTCCTTAAGTTTTTTGAATAGGTTATCTTTAGTTGTTTCCCCTAAAGCAGCCATGACTTGTTTTTCTTTTGCTTTGCTGAGATCAAAGTGGGCAACTTGTGCAACGGTTTTCTTGTCCTCTGAAACTTTGACTTCAAGTGTGACTCCATCTAACTTGCTGAATTTATCATAAAAGTCACCAGCTTTTAATTCTTCTTGATAAATGTTGCTGATTTCTTCAGGACTCTTACTTTGTTCGTCCTCTTGAGTCGGTTTCGTAGCCATAAAATCGAAGGCTCGAATCTTATCTTTTTGATAATAAGCGACAATTTTATTATTGTATCCGTTAGGCATGTTGTAAGCAAAAGTCTTAGTTTTTACTTTCTCTTCTTTTTTTGGCTTGCTTTGGCTCTGACTTTGGTTGGGTTTGTTTTCGTGCTTAGTTTGCTTAGGCATGCTGCAGGCAGTCAAAGCCAGCAGACAGGCGCTAGCTAGTAAAATTTTCTTCACAGTTAAGACTCCTTTTGATAAATGTTTTTTCTATTATATCATAACTTAGTTTTAAGACAAGAAAACATATAAATATATAGACGTCAACAACTTTACTCCGCTCTTTTTCTATCGAAAAAAGTGCTGATTTATGGTAAAATAGGGTCACTACTGTACGAGGAAATGTCATGTCAAACAAGTTTGAAATTTTAATGCATCAACTGGATATGCCACTGGAAATGAGAAATTCAGAGGCCTTTTTGAATGCTGAAATTGAGAAAGTTCTGGTCCATAAGGTTAGTCGGGTCTGGGAGTTTCATTTTTCTTTTGCGAATATCCTGCCCATTGAGATTTTTCGGGAATTGCAGAAGCGCTTAGCTCAAGAGTTTTCTAAGACAGGTAATCAAGCTGTTTTTGAAATTCATTGTCAGACTCCTCAGGTGTCGGATGAGCTCTTACAGGCTTATTACCGGCTGGCCTTCGAGGAAGGTCCATGTGCCAGTCATGGCTTCAAGAGCCTGTATCAGGATTTGCGGGTCCATTTGGATGGGGACAAGCTGCTGATTGAGGGGGCTTCGACCATTGATACGGAGCATTTTCGTAAGAATCACCTGCCCAATCTCAGTCGTCAGCTGGTCAAGTACGGCTTTCCACATCTGACCTGTCAGGTTCAGCACAGCGATGAGCTGACCCAGCAGCAAGCAGAGAATTTCCAGGCGGAGAATGATAAGATTGTCCAGGCGGCCAATGAAGAAGCACTAAAAGCCATGGAATCCCTGCAGCAGATGGCGCCGCCGCCAGAGGAAAAGCCAGTCTATGACTTCCAAGCTCGCAAGGCTGCGGCTAAACCAAATCTGGATAAGGCAGAGATTACTCCTATGATTGAAGTTCAGACTGAGGAAAATCGTCTGGTCTTCGAGGGAATGGTCTTTGACTTAGAGCAGAAGGTCACTCGGACAGGCCGGGTCTTGCTCAACTTCAAGATGACAGACTATACCTCCAGCTTCTCCTTACAGAAATGGATGAAAAACGAAGAAGAAGCCAAGAAGTTTGACATGATTAAGAAAGGCGCCTGGCTGCGCGTGCGGGGAAATGTGGAGATGAACAATTTCACCCGCGACCTGACCATGAATGTGCAGGATGTCCAGGAAGTTACCCACTATGAGCGCAAAGACTTGATGCCTGAGGGGCAGAAGCGGGTTGAGTTTCACGCCCATACCAATATGTCTACTATGGATGCCCTGCCTGAGGTAGAGAAAATTGTTGCAACAGCGGCCAAGTGGGGCCACAAGGCTGTCGCTATTACCGACCATGGCAATGTGCAGAGTTTTCCCCATGGCTACAAGGCTGCCAAGAAAGCTGGTATCCAGCTGATTTACGGTATGGAGGCCAATATTGTAGAAGACCGGGTGCCCATCGTCTACAATGAAGTGGACATGGAGATGAGCGATGCGACCTATGTAGTCTTTGACGTGGAAACGACAGGCCTTTCAGCGGTTTACAATGACTTGATTCAAGTTGCTGCCAGCAAGATGCACAAGGGCAATATCATCGCTGAGTTTGATGAGTTTATCAATCCTGGGCATCCCCTGTCGGCCTTTACTACGGACTTGACTGGGATTACAGATGAGCATGTCCGCAATGCCAAACCGCTAGAGCAAGTGCTGAAAGAGTTTCAGGAATTTTGCCAGGACAGTGTCCTCGTTGCCCATAATGCCACCTTTGACGTGGGCTTTATGAATGTCAATTATGAGCGTCATGGCCTGCCGAAAATTACCCAGCCGGTCATTGACACGCTGGAATTTGCCCGCAATCTCTATCCAGAATACAAGCGTCATGGTCTAGGGCCTTTGACCAAGCGTTTCCAGATTGCTCTGGAGCACCACCACATGGCTAACTATGACGCGGAAGCGACGGGCCGCCTCCTCTTTATCTTTATCAAGGATGTGGCTGAAAAGCATGGTGTGACCAATCTCAAGGATTTGAATACGGATCTGGTCGATGAGAATTCCTACAAGAAGGCTCGGGTCAAACATGCGACCATTTATGTGAAAAATCAGACGGGGCTCAAGAATATTTTCAAACTAGTCAGTCTGTCCAATACTAAATATTTTGAAGGTGTCCCGCGGATCCCACGGACCGTGCTGGATGCCCATCGTGAAGGACTGATTTTAGGCTCAGCCTGTTCAGAAGGTGAAGTCTATGATGCCGTTGTCTCTCAGGGGGTGGATGCGGCTGTCGAAGTGGCCAAGTATTATGACTTTATCGAGGTCATGCCACCAGCTATCTATGAGCCGCTGATTGCCAAGGAGCAGATCAAGGACCAGGAAGAACTGCAGACCATTATTCGCAATCTGATTGAGGTCGGCGATCGCTTGGGCAAGCCTGTCCTTGCGACGGGGAATGTCCACTATATTGAGCCGGAAGAAGAAATCTATCGGGAGATTATCGTCCGCAGTCTGGGTCAGGGAGCCATGATTAACCGGACTATTGGCCACGGTGAAAATGCCCAGCCAGCTCCGCTTCCTAAGGCTCACTTCCGGACCACCAATGAGATGCTGGACGAATTTGCATTCTTGGGTGAGGACTTGGCTAAGAAGCTGGTCATCACCAATCCGAATCAGCTGGCGGAAACCTTTGAGCCGGTCGAGGTAGTCAAGGGTGACCTCTATACACCTTTCATTGACAAGGCCGAGGAGACAGTTGCCGAGCTGACCTATCAAAAGGCCTTTGAGATTTATGGCAATCCGCTGCCAGATATCGTAGACTTGCGGATTGAAAAAGAGCTGACTTCTATCTTGGGGAATGGTTTTGCCGTGATTTATCTGGCTTCTCAGATGCTGGTGCAACGATCCAATGAGCGGGGTTATCTGGTAGGTTCACGGGGGTCTGTCGGATCCAGCTTTGTCGCGACCATGATTGGGATTACCGAAGTTAATCCTCTGTCACCCCACTATGTCTGTGGCAAATGTCAATACAGCGAGTTCATCACGGATGGATCTTATGGTTCTGGCTTTGATATGCCGGATAAGGACTGTCCAGAATGTGGTCACAAGCTGAGCAAGAATGGTCAGGATATTCCTTTTGAGACCTTCCTTGGATTTGACGGGGACAAGGTACCTGATATTGATTTGAACTTCTCGGGGGAAGATCAGCCTAGCGCTCACTTGGATGTGCGTGATATTTTTGGTGAGGAGTATGCATTTCGGGCTGGAACCGTTGGTACCGTTGCGGCTAAGACGGCTTATGGATTTGTCAAGGGCTACGAGCGCGACTATGGGAAGTTCTACCGAGACGCCGAAGTTGAGCGTTTGGCGCAGGGAGCCGCTGGAGTCAAGCGGACGACTGGACAACACCCGGGCGGAATCGTTGTAATCCCTAACTACATGGATGTTTATGACTTTACACCGGTCCAATATCCAGCTGACGATGTGACGGCCGAGTGGCAGACCACCCACTTCAACTTCCATGATATTGATGAAAATGTTCTCAAGCTAGACGTTCTGGGACACGATGATCCGACCATGATTCGGAAGCTTCAGGACTTGTCTGGCATTGATCCAAATGACATTCCTATGGATGATGCCGGTGTCATGGCCCTCTTTTCTGGAACAGACATTTTGGGGGTGACTCAGGAGCAAATCGGTACGCCGACTGGTATGCTGGGGATTCCGGAGTTTGGGACCAATTTTGTACGGGGCATGGTTGATGAGACCCATCCGACGACCTTTGCTGAGCTCTTACAGCTATCTGGTCTCTCTCATGGTACGGACGTTTGGCTGGGCAATGCTCAAGACTTGATCAAGCAAGGGATTGCTGACCTGTCCACCGTTATCGGCTGTCGGGACGACATCATGGTTTACCTCATGCACAAAGGCTTGGATCCTAAGATTGCCTTTACGATCATGGAGCGCGTGCGGAAGGGCCTTTGGCTGAAGATTTCTGAAGAAGAGCGTAACAGCTACATCGCAGCTATGAAGGAAAATAATGTGCCAGAATGGTACATTGAGTCCTGTGGAAAGATCAAGTACATGTTTCCCAAGGCCCATGCAGCAGCCTACGTTATGATGGCCCTGCGGGTAGCCTACTTCAAGGTGCATCATCCGATTTATTACTATTGTGCTTATTTCTCCATCCGGGCTAAGGCCTTTGATATCAAGACTATGAGTGGTGGCCTTGATGCCGTCAAACGCCGGATGAGCGAAATCGCTGAAAAGCGCAAGAACAACGAAGCTTCCAATGTAGAAATTGACCTTTATACGACTCTGGAAATCGTCAATGAAATGCTGGAGCGGGGCTTCAAATTCGGCAAGCTAGATCTTTACAAGAGCCACGCGACCGAGTTTCTCATCGAAGGAGATACCCTTATCCCGCCTTTCTCTACCATGGACGGTCTGGGTGATAACGTTGCCCGCCAATTAGTTAGAGCGCGGGAAGAAGGTGAATTCCTTTCTAAGACGGAGCTCCGCAAGCGTGGCGGTCTCTCTAGCACCCTAGTTGAAAAAATGGACGACATGGGCATTCTGGGTAATATGCCAGAGGATAACCAGTTGAGTTTGTTTGATGAGTTTTTCTAAAATATAGAAAGAGGTTTTTATGAAACTTACCATTTCCGCTCAGGATAAGCCTGCGCAAAAGGTGTTTGATTACCAGCTGGAGTTTGACCCAGATACGATTTTGAAAATGACCGCTTTGATTTGCGGTACGGTGGCAGCGATTAGTCTGCTGTCCCTGTTTAAAGAGAAATAACGAAAGAAAAGAGAAAACAAAATGGTTTTACCAAATTTTAAAGAAAACTTAGAAAAATACGCTAAACTCTTGGTTGCCAATGGTATCAACGTGCAGCCAGGTCATACGGTGGTGCTCAATATTGATGTGGAGCAGCGTGAGTTGGCTCACTTGATTGTCAAGGAGGCCTATGCCTTGGGTGCGCATGAGGTTATCGTTCAGTGGACAGATGATGTGATCAACCGTGAGAAATTCCTCCACGCACCAATGGATCGTTTGGATAATGTGCCAGAATACAAGATTGCTGAGATGAACTATCTCTTGGAGAACAAAGCCAGCCGTCTTGGGGTTCGCTCATCTGACCCAGGTGCCTTGAACGGAGTGGATGCGGACAAGCTTTCAGCTTCTGCTAAAGCGATGGGACTTGCGATGAAGCCAATGCGGATCGCAACTCAATCCAACAAGGTCAGCTGGACTGTAGCAGCGGCAGCTGGACTTGAGTGGGCTAAGAAGGTCTTTCCAAATGCTGCGAGCGACGAAGAAGCAGTCGATCTCCTTTGGGATCAAATCTTCAAAACTTGCCGTGTTTACGAAGAAGATCCCGTTAAGGCTTGGGAAGAGCATGCGGCCATCCTCAAGAGCAAGGCAGAAATGCTCAATAAAGAACAATACTCAGCCCTTCACTACACAGCGCCGGGGACAGATTTGACACTTGGCTTGCCAAAGAACCACGTCTGGGAATCAGCTGGTGCCATCAACGCACAGGGCGAAGGATTCTTGCCAAATATGCCGACAGAAGAAGTCTTTACAGCGCCTGACTTCCGTCGTGCAGATGGTTATGTAACCTCTACAAAACCGCTTAGCTATAACGGAAATATCATCGAAGGTATTAAGGTAACCTTTAAGGATGGCCAGATTGTGGACATTACTGCTGAGAAAGGGGACCAGGTCATGAAAGACCTTGTCTTTGAAAATGCGGGTGCGCGTGCCTTGGGTGAATGTGCCTTGGTACCAGATCCAAGCCCGATTTCTCAGTCAGGTATTACCTTCTTTAACACCCTTTTCGATGAGAATGCTTCAAACCACTTGGCTATCGGAGCAGCCTATGCGACTAGTGTGGTTGGCGGAGCAGAGATGAGCGAAGAAGAGCTTGAAGCTGCGGGCCTCAACCGTTCAGATGTTCACGTGGACTTTATGATTGGCTCTAATCAAATGGATATCGATGGTATCCGTGAGGATGGAACACGCGTACCACTCTTCCGTAATGGAGATTGGGCAATCTAAGATTTTAAGTTGTTTTGACGGGCACTTTTAATCTGACAGCTCCCACCTGTTTCTTGAAAAGTATTCTTAGAAACATAGAAAGAAGGATCCTATATGATTGGTAGTATGTTTGTCGGTTTTATTATTGGTCTCATGGCTGGGGCTATCACCAGCCGCGGGGAACGTATGGGCTGTATCGGAAAAATCCTCTTGGGCTGGTTTGGTTCATGGCTTGGGCAATTGCTTTTCGGCCACTGGGGACCAATGTTAGCGGACACAGCTATTCTTCCCTCAGTCTTGGGCGCTGTGATCCTTTTGGCTCTTTTCTGGGATCGAGGTACTTAGAATAGTGTAAAAGAAATACCTAGACGTGAAAACGTCTAGGTATTTTTGATTGCAATATATGATCGTTTATTCCAGTACCAGCATGCCGTCTTTCACTGCGAATGGATCTTTTTCATTGATACGATCGTAAAACATGATGCCGTTGATGTGGTCGATCTCGTGTTGAACCACGATAGAATTGTAGCCTTTGAGTTTGATGCGGTGTTTTTGACCGTCCTTGTCAAAGTAATCCACGGTCACTCGTGCATGACGCACAACATAGCCTGGTACCTCTCGGTCAGCGGATAGGCAGCCTTCTCCATCAGCCAGAGCAGCATCTTGCACAGAGTGGGCAACAACTTTAGGATTGTACATGACCTGAGCTAGGGAGTAGGCTTCTTTAGGCGGATTTCCTTCTTCGTCCTCCAGATTTGGCACTAGCACAGCGATAATCCGCTTAGAAATATCCAGCTGAGGCGCTGCTAGACCAACTCCGCCACGGAGCCCCATTTTTTCAGCCATGACAGGATCTTGAGAATGTTTCAAAAACTGCATCATTTTCTCACCTAAAATGATTTCCTGATCAGATAGGGGAAAGCTGACTTCCTCAGCCACCGCACGCAAGGTAGGATTTCCCTCGCGAATAATATCGCTCATATCAATCAAATGAGCTGCCTTGGTTAATTTATCCATAACCGATTTTTTTTCACTAACAGACATGATTCTCTCCTTTTTCTTTCTTTCATCATAACACAAATCCCGCCAGAAATAAAGAAAGGGCTTGTCCTTTTATCAGAGGAGAAATTTTTCGAAAGAATACTCTTTTTAATGGCTAATTTTTCAAGAAAAGATGATTGCGTCTTTTTCTAAAAAGCTGTATGATAGAATGAGTGTGATTTTTAAAGGAAAATAGAATGAAAAAGTTTATGGAAAAAGTGAGTATTCTCTCACTTTCTTTAGTGTTGACGACCTCCTTTTCGATTTCCAGTGCCCAATCGGCTATGTTTGCTTTTTATAAAGACCTGCCGGAAAGCTGGATTGAACTGCTGATTTCTCTCCCATCGGCTGGGATTATGCTCATGCTAGTTTTAAATGGCCTAGTGGAGAAATATTTATCGGAACGAAAGATGATTGTGACAGGGCTCTTGATTTTCGCTCTTTGCGGCTTTGTTCCTCTCGTGAATAAGGAATATTGGGTGATTTTTGCCTCGCGCCTGATCTTTGGTATGGGAGTTGGTTTGCTCAATGCTAAGGCCATCTCGATTATCAGTGAGCGTTATGAGGGCAAGGAACGGATTCAGACCTTAGGTCTGCGTGGATCGGCTGAAGTTGTTGGGACAGCCCTCCTGACGCTTGGAGTGAGCCAGTTGCTTCGCTTTGGCTGGGAAATTTCTTTCTTGGTCTATGCGTCGGGTTTGATCGTTCTAGCCCTCTACCTGCTCTTTGTTCCCTATGGCAAGGAGGAGAAGCATCATGAGGCTCATCAGGAAGGAAAGGGTCTGACAGCTGCACAGTGGTTTCTGACAATCGGCCTAGCCCTAGTAGCAGCGGTGATTGTCTTGACGAATGTGGTCATCAACGTGCGCGTGCCCGGACTGGTTGAAAAGTCTGGTATGGGGAATGTTCAGACAGCAGGTTTGATTCTTTCAACTATGCAGTTGATTGGTATTGCCGCAGGCTTGTCCTTTGCACCTCTTCTTCATTATTTCAAGGAAAATCTATTGACAGTTGCAGGAGTGGCCTTTGGCCTTACTTCGATCATGATTGGCCTAGCACCAAATCTCTTGCTCTTGAGTGTGGTTACCATCGCTTCTGGCTTTGTTTATAGTGTCAGTCTGACAGCGATTTTTCATATTCTTTCAGAGAGAATCCCTAGCAAATCCTTGAATCAAGCAACCTCGATTGTGATTTTAGGCTGCAGTGCTGGAGCTACCGCTACAACTTTCTTTTTGTCCTTGATTAGTCAATTTTCAAGTCAAGCTTCCTTTATTTTTGGCGTTTTGGGAAGTCTGATGGTTTTAATGGCAGTGCTGGCATTCGGAATTCTCAAGAAAAAGTCTGCTTAGGAGGAGATATGCGTCTGGATAAATTTTTAGTGGAAAGTGGACTTGGCTCGCGCAGTCAAGTCAGGCAACTATTGAAAAAAGGTCAAGTCTGGGTCAATGGGGCAGCGGTCACGTCGGCCAAGACACAGATTGATGAGCGGTCAGATCAGATTGTGGTGGATGGTCAGCCCCTTGTTTATGAGAAATTTGTCTATTATCTCTTAAATAAACCTAAGGGTGTCATTTCTGCAACTGAAGATGACCGCCATAAAACGGTTTTAGATTTATTGGACGATACTGCCCGTCAAAAAGAAGTCTTTCCTGTGGGGCGGTTAGATGTGGATACGCATGGCCTTCTACTTTTGACCAATAATGGTCAGCTATCGCATGCTATGCTGTCTCCCAAGCGCCATGTGGCTAAGGTTTATCAGGCTCATGTTGCCGGTCTGATGGATCAGGCAGATGTTGAGCGTTTTGCTCAAGGAATCGAGCTTAAAGACTTCACTTGTCAGCCTGCACAGCTCGAAATTATCGAAAGAAATGAAGGAGCGAAGACTAGTCTGGTCCGTATCACGCTCTCAGAAGGCAAGTTTCATCAGGTGAAGCGGATGGTTCTAGCGTGTGGGAAGGAAGTCACCGACCTTCAACGCTTGTCTATGGGGCCTCTCCAGCTTGATCCAAGTCTGGAACTGGGCCAATGGCGGCGCTTGACAGAAGAAGAAATGCAGAGCTTGGAAATCTTTCAAGTTGAACTATAGAAAACCAGGAAAGTGGAGCAATATATTGCTTCACTTTTTTGCTTTATTTGACAGTTAAGCCTTGATATGATAAGATTTAGGTAACTATATCTAGAAAAAGTTTCAGAGGAAATTATGGCAATTGAAAAGACAGTCAGCGAGCTGGCCGAGATTTTAGGAGTCAGCCGTCAGGCAATCAATAATCGTG
Above is a window of Streptococcus cristatus ATCC 51100 DNA encoding:
- a CDS encoding aminopeptidase encodes the protein MVLPNFKENLEKYAKLLVANGINVQPGHTVVLNIDVEQRELAHLIVKEAYALGAHEVIVQWTDDVINREKFLHAPMDRLDNVPEYKIAEMNYLLENKASRLGVRSSDPGALNGVDADKLSASAKAMGLAMKPMRIATQSNKVSWTVAAAAGLEWAKKVFPNAASDEEAVDLLWDQIFKTCRVYEEDPVKAWEEHAAILKSKAEMLNKEQYSALHYTAPGTDLTLGLPKNHVWESAGAINAQGEGFLPNMPTEEVFTAPDFRRADGYVTSTKPLSYNGNIIEGIKVTFKDGQIVDITAEKGDQVMKDLVFENAGARALGECALVPDPSPISQSGITFFNTLFDENASNHLAIGAAYATSVVGGAEMSEEELEAAGLNRSDVHVDFMIGSNQMDIDGIREDGTRVPLFRNGDWAI
- a CDS encoding pseudouridine synthase, whose amino-acid sequence is MRLDKFLVESGLGSRSQVRQLLKKGQVWVNGAAVTSAKTQIDERSDQIVVDGQPLVYEKFVYYLLNKPKGVISATEDDRHKTVLDLLDDTARQKEVFPVGRLDVDTHGLLLLTNNGQLSHAMLSPKRHVAKVYQAHVAGLMDQADVERFAQGIELKDFTCQPAQLEIIERNEGAKTSLVRITLSEGKFHQVKRMVLACGKEVTDLQRLSMGPLQLDPSLELGQWRRLTEEEMQSLEIFQVEL
- a CDS encoding PolC-type DNA polymerase III; translation: MSNKFEILMHQLDMPLEMRNSEAFLNAEIEKVLVHKVSRVWEFHFSFANILPIEIFRELQKRLAQEFSKTGNQAVFEIHCQTPQVSDELLQAYYRLAFEEGPCASHGFKSLYQDLRVHLDGDKLLIEGASTIDTEHFRKNHLPNLSRQLVKYGFPHLTCQVQHSDELTQQQAENFQAENDKIVQAANEEALKAMESLQQMAPPPEEKPVYDFQARKAAAKPNLDKAEITPMIEVQTEENRLVFEGMVFDLEQKVTRTGRVLLNFKMTDYTSSFSLQKWMKNEEEAKKFDMIKKGAWLRVRGNVEMNNFTRDLTMNVQDVQEVTHYERKDLMPEGQKRVEFHAHTNMSTMDALPEVEKIVATAAKWGHKAVAITDHGNVQSFPHGYKAAKKAGIQLIYGMEANIVEDRVPIVYNEVDMEMSDATYVVFDVETTGLSAVYNDLIQVAASKMHKGNIIAEFDEFINPGHPLSAFTTDLTGITDEHVRNAKPLEQVLKEFQEFCQDSVLVAHNATFDVGFMNVNYERHGLPKITQPVIDTLEFARNLYPEYKRHGLGPLTKRFQIALEHHHMANYDAEATGRLLFIFIKDVAEKHGVTNLKDLNTDLVDENSYKKARVKHATIYVKNQTGLKNIFKLVSLSNTKYFEGVPRIPRTVLDAHREGLILGSACSEGEVYDAVVSQGVDAAVEVAKYYDFIEVMPPAIYEPLIAKEQIKDQEELQTIIRNLIEVGDRLGKPVLATGNVHYIEPEEEIYREIIVRSLGQGAMINRTIGHGENAQPAPLPKAHFRTTNEMLDEFAFLGEDLAKKLVITNPNQLAETFEPVEVVKGDLYTPFIDKAEETVAELTYQKAFEIYGNPLPDIVDLRIEKELTSILGNGFAVIYLASQMLVQRSNERGYLVGSRGSVGSSFVATMIGITEVNPLSPHYVCGKCQYSEFITDGSYGSGFDMPDKDCPECGHKLSKNGQDIPFETFLGFDGDKVPDIDLNFSGEDQPSAHLDVRDIFGEEYAFRAGTVGTVAAKTAYGFVKGYERDYGKFYRDAEVERLAQGAAGVKRTTGQHPGGIVVIPNYMDVYDFTPVQYPADDVTAEWQTTHFNFHDIDENVLKLDVLGHDDPTMIRKLQDLSGIDPNDIPMDDAGVMALFSGTDILGVTQEQIGTPTGMLGIPEFGTNFVRGMVDETHPTTFAELLQLSGLSHGTDVWLGNAQDLIKQGIADLSTVIGCRDDIMVYLMHKGLDPKIAFTIMERVRKGLWLKISEEERNSYIAAMKENNVPEWYIESCGKIKYMFPKAHAAAYVMMALRVAYFKVHHPIYYYCAYFSIRAKAFDIKTMSGGLDAVKRRMSEIAEKRKNNEASNVEIDLYTTLEIVNEMLERGFKFGKLDLYKSHATEFLIEGDTLIPPFSTMDGLGDNVARQLVRAREEGEFLSKTELRKRGGLSSTLVEKMDDMGILGNMPEDNQLSLFDEFF
- a CDS encoding MFS transporter, giving the protein MKKFMEKVSILSLSLVLTTSFSISSAQSAMFAFYKDLPESWIELLISLPSAGIMLMLVLNGLVEKYLSERKMIVTGLLIFALCGFVPLVNKEYWVIFASRLIFGMGVGLLNAKAISIISERYEGKERIQTLGLRGSAEVVGTALLTLGVSQLLRFGWEISFLVYASGLIVLALYLLFVPYGKEEKHHEAHQEGKGLTAAQWFLTIGLALVAAVIVLTNVVINVRVPGLVEKSGMGNVQTAGLILSTMQLIGIAAGLSFAPLLHYFKENLLTVAGVAFGLTSIMIGLAPNLLLLSVVTIASGFVYSVSLTAIFHILSERIPSKSLNQATSIVILGCSAGATATTFFLSLISQFSSQASFIFGVLGSLMVLMAVLAFGILKKKSA
- a CDS encoding GlsB/YeaQ/YmgE family stress response membrane protein gives rise to the protein MIGSMFVGFIIGLMAGAITSRGERMGCIGKILLGWFGSWLGQLLFGHWGPMLADTAILPSVLGAVILLALFWDRGT
- a CDS encoding PH domain-containing protein, which codes for MMGLFSGLLGNASQKDIEKTERELENILTPAENVELAFSLIRDLIVFTDKRLILVDKQGVTGKKTAYKSYPYRSISRFSVETAGHFDLDAELKIWVSSAEEPAETLTFRSDKSVIAIQKALAEAVLR
- the def gene encoding peptide deformylase: MSVSEKKSVMDKLTKAAHLIDMSDIIREGNPTLRAVAEEVSFPLSDQEIILGEKMMQFLKHSQDPVMAEKMGLRGGVGLAAPQLDISKRIIAVLVPNLEDEEGNPPKEAYSLAQVMYNPKVVAHSVQDAALADGEGCLSADREVPGYVVRHARVTVDYFDKDGQKHRIKLKGYNSIVVQHEIDHINGIMFYDRINEKDPFAVKDGMLVLE